The Melanotaenia boesemani isolate fMelBoe1 chromosome 3, fMelBoe1.pri, whole genome shotgun sequence genome contains the following window.
tatttatatatatattttacagaaGAGATAATGTTGCAGAAAATCATGTTTCTAAATGAACTGGCGTTTTAATGACATTAGgattaaagaaatattaaaagtgaTAGTGTACTCTGTAAATTGTACACAGTGTTTGAAATTTAAAAGAATTCCTTGCACTTATTATTCCATGTTGATTTGAAAATACACTTTATGTCCATCCTACCATCAATTTGATGGCTTGTTTCATAGTTTCAAATAGTTTTGCTGCTACAACAGGATTTCCAAACAGGTGGTTCGTTTTGGTCCAATTTGgatttttacaatgttttgttttgggtttttccACATTTAGATTTGGTTGATACAAGTGCCACAGCTTTGTTTGAAGGAGTGATTCCTATTTAATTAAGGTAGTAATgggtattttgttttattgtggaCATTCAAATGTGTAGGAtgtagtgacatctagtggcaaaAAATGCTAACAACACCTTCCAGAAGCAGCCAGAATATTTCCGCTGTAGAGCAGGTGTTTGTTTTGCCCTACTACTGTAGTAACACGGTGCTGCAACATTTACAACCCACACTAAATTGAATTAACTAGTGAAAATatgaaattctttttatttgcatttctgcCGAAATGTCACTAAATGCTacacatttaaaactttaaactgaaCTCCAAAAAGCAGTGGAAACTCAGCAGTTCTGAAAACATCAAACTGTATGAACCAAAATTGTGTGATACGCAAGCACTGTGAAAATTCAATGGCCTCATCTGACTACCTGCTTGTGAACAGTTTTCTTATTTATACAACAACTCATTTTGTACAGTTTTGTTAGAGGAAAGAGGTTTTGATATTTGGTTATTTTGCAAATGCCACTTGGCTACTTTTGTCTTCCTGTGCCAGAGTTGCTAAACTGTCTgtaacttgtgttttttattgattgAGATAAGATTTTACTTCTtccttggttttctttttgaattTGAATATgtcgtttttgtttttctttttttaataaaagcctTGTTTCAATGTTTTGGTGAACTGTGTTTATTATTCTCTGTCATATGGTATGAGTAAGCCTAAACTGAGTTGGTACTCTATCACCTGTCCACATCAGAATTTAGCATACCACATAACTTGTATTTTGTTTGCCATTTCTACTTATGTTAAGCCCTTTGTGCACTAATGTGCTAATTGATGCACGTAATGGATGTGGCATTGACAAATTATAAATCCACTCTACATGGGACTGATGACAAAAAGCAGTATTCGTAGTAAAAACTGCACATGATTTTACTATCCgtgaattaaaacatttttaacaatacATTATAAAAAGTGGAAGTTTTAGTTTGGCAAACTGACAATTCTCAAATATGTTGACTCAACATTTTGTCATTTATGCACCTTTGTATTTAGTTAATGTTTTGCTCATCTATATTTGAGACCTCTACATttgctgatttaaattaaagtcAGATTAATTCAATGATGGTTCTCTTTGTAAAGATCTCCAGTTTATAAAGTTGCAAAAAAGCAATAATCATGTCGACATAAAAATTTCtgcagctgcaaaaaaaaactgccatgaaaatgtgttttttgagttgCTTTAATTGTAGCATACAAATGAACCCGTTAAGGCCATAAGTATCATATTTGACATTAAACATAttttgagaccttttgcatcactttatggtaaaaactgcTCAAAACTGTTGTAGACAATCTgctacttgtcttctgccccctggtggataccttcaccactacaataattttgacatatcacatggtaataaacagaaaataaacaaaatatattatttttttattttttacattttattaaagggccaaataaagacttcagattaaatcattttaaattttctctctatttttcCTTTGGTTGGGCTTTAAAGAGTTAAACATGCAGagcttttttatcttttgaaaaGAATATTAGCAATCCACGTTTTGATTGGCTAGACACAACAGCTTTCTATTGCACAGACAACTAGTTAAAAATTTCTGTCACTGCTTCAAGGCCACAATCAATTCTTAATATCAGTTTAAACAGACTTCTAGTTATTTAAAAGTACAGTGTGTTTTTACCTTACTGTACCTAATGCATTTTCCCTttctgattaaatgtttgttcacTTTAAGACCATTTAAATACCCAAGCTCAGGTTACACGCATTGTCACAAATCTAGATCGAAAATGTCGCTTTAAACACTGAATATATCTATGAATGTCTATAATAACATGCATTAAAAAACTGGTATAAAAGTTAATTCATATACTGCTAGCAAAACAAAGGTTTTAAACTAACTCAACCCTGCTGAGCCTGAAAGTGAAGATTTCCTGAATCTCTGTCATTGGCTCACTGATGGATAAAACAGAGTACTGAGGAAAAGGATGCTGTTCATTTCCAATTGTGTTTATGAACGCTTATATCCACAAATGGGCCTTGTaactttttaaacacacaccagAGGATGGTGGGGTCACAGTGGACCCCCAGAGTATCTCACAAATATCTAAACAAGGACGACCAGAAGGCAGTAAACAAATACAGAACAGTATTAGTCAGGTGAGAGCACAGAGATAAAACCAGCAGCAGGATTCTTTAAATGGGACAACATAATTAAAGAGGAAATGGATCCAAAAACCAGATAGCCCTGACATGTTCTTGTGCTGAATAAATCCCAGCTTGCTGTTGGGTTTGTTAAGAGCTCAAAAAGTGCAGCTGAAGGCATTCTTCACTCGCGGCCTCCTCCCATAatctgcagcaggaagctgaacAGGTAGATGATGTCCAGGTAGAGACTAAGGGTTGCAAAAATATATTCCTCTGGACTTATAGCATAGCGCTTGTTCCCTAAAAGCAGCTGGGTGTCGAAAGCCAAGAACTGTATGGAGGACAAGAAGAGTAAATGAGTTCAGAAAACTTAAATAATATTGAGTTTATGTTGACGAATCTGATTCTTACCAGAGTAAAGAGGATGGCTCCTATCACAGCATAGGTGGCATGTAACCAGGGGACCTGTGGTGCCGGATAAAAAGCATTACAAAACACTGTTAAAAAGGATAGCAGCATGCTAATTTAAGCCAGACAAAGCAGTGCAAGATTATCTTCGAGGTTAATCCCCTCTCAGTGGGGCACACCTGAAGTCAGCCAGCAGCTCCTGAGGCAATGAGCTGCAACTGTTGTTTAACTCATCATTAACCTCAGCTAATTAAGCCCTTTCTAGAAGGGAAGGAAAGTGATAGATGGTGCTAGAACAATAGAGGGAGGTGAACTTACATATCCGAAAGGGACCACGATGGAGATGGTGATGGCACAGAGAAGCATGACCATGCACAAAGAGAACAGGACACCCTGGCAAGATGTGACGTCAATCTGTGACAGGATGAAGAAAAATGATATATCTCATGGAATTCCAGCTGGTTGTGTTGTTTGAACAGAGTTTGAGACAATTGTTCTCACCTTGCTCTGGAAGCTGAAGAGGGTGACAGAAAAGCACACTATAGCAGTGATTCCCAGACACAGTATCACTGACTTGGTGTTGTAAAAGCTGTGGAAAGCAAAAAACATACATGTGTTTGAGTTTTAGAGTTTGAACAGTATGTCTATAAGTACTTCCTAATGTCCTTATAAATATTTACCTTGACACAAAGCCCATCATGAAGGCCATGCTCAGAGTCTGGGAGGAAAAGCCAAAAGAGGTACTCTTAAAGTTTGGTATATGCTGAATAAGGATAGTAATGTGGTTTAGGATACAGTGCTGTATTTTTTACTTACAAAGAGAACCAACAGAATGACATTCCAGGGAAACTGCCTCCTGTTTAGGTAGGAAGAAACAAATATTTGTCATACAAAATTGAACTGATATAAATTAAACCAGCCTCTTCTGTGCTATCacatattttagtgtttttaatcaATACAGTACAAACACTTTACCTCAAGTCTCCGCAGCAGGACAGCGCGATGTAAGTGGCGAAAAACATCATACTGCAAGAAAAAGACACAGCTTTATATTTAGCATGTGAGGGAAAAGTATGACAAGTGATGTGAGTTATGAAGTGGTGATGTGCTCCCACTTACTAAGATGCCATGTATAAGCTGGGATGAGTCTGAATATAAAACCTCACAGGTGCACTGGAAGAAGCAGGACTTTGATTAGATACAGATCCTTCAACAAAAGTGGTCAAAATCAAAAACTGTTAAGGTTGGAGCATTAAAGAAATATGACAAAATTACCAAAATGTGAAGAGACAAACAATGCCGACTGTCACAAACAGCTGAGTCATGAGAATGGCGTAAACCTGCAGGTGGACACACTGTGTTAGAGCCACAGAGAGATCACTGTGTCACGGGTGTGATTTGCTTTATTGATCAGTTTTTAGTACCTTCCTGATAAAAGTCCGCCTAATGTTCTTGTCATCCCAGGCAAACTGAGCCTCCATTTCTTCATAGCCTGAAGAAGGGAAGAGGAAATATGAAAGCCCTGAGCtttataaaattatgttttaggATTATTCAAGTAAATGACATTCACTAACATAATCATAAGGATCAAAAAGTGTATGTAAGCAAGCACCATACGTGTAGAATTCGAGGACTAGCACTCATACACCTGAAGCAGAATTAGTCAAACTACACACATGTTGCTTCTCACCTGCTGTCGCCTCCTGATAGCTCGGAGGCTCGTTGGCATTGTCGACCTGCTGgaataaaatgacagaaagtgGGACTATAAAAAACTTTGAAGCCACTTGTATGGAGAGGTAGAGCTGCTTGTAGTGTTAGAAATCGTATCTACTCAACCATCAATAAATTTCCTTTTTACAGATGAAACATTCATAATTTTTCATGTCTGCAGCCAGTTTTAACTACAGAACAGATTTAACTACAGAGCTGTTCTTGTTTGATTAGTTCAAAGGATTACGATGGCTTTTGTGCTTGCATAGCCAACATAGCCAGCACAGGGAAAAGCAACAATGCTGCTTTTATAGATATGAAAAATCATGACACGTCATTTGACGTCATTGACTGATGTTTGATTGACATTCaggacatttatttacattactCTGTCAAAGCCTTATTATTTAAACCCCTTCATACAAACATAGACCAAATAAGCTCAATTAAGCACATTCTATGGGTTTAATTCAATAAAGGAACCAAGCTTTTGTTCACATGTAAAGCAATTATAtaccaggaaaacaaaaaacatacctTTCCCTTTTTCATGATTTTCCCTTTTTGCTCCTtagtgctgctgctgttgaggAAGACTGCTGTGAGGTCCCTGGTGAGGGtgtatttctgctttaaaagtTCTTTTCAATCCAAAAAACGGTAATTTACTCAGCCATAAACTGCTGTCTTTAATGTTGTTTGTGTGGCTCCAAAACACACTGAGAGTGTGAGCAAAGACGTTGTTGGTGGAGTAGTTGTTGCTCTGAATTTGTGTGCACTGTGCGGATTACAAGGGGGCTTTATAGGTCTCCATTTGGTTAATCTCTTTCTAACCCTGATCCCACAACCCCCCCTATACTCAGCCTAATGAGGTCGCTCTGGCACATCCCAGGTAGCCAGACCGTACCATTGCTATCCCTAAAGAGGGGTGTTATTTTGTGTCTCCCCTCAGTGGCACAGAGCTTCTTAACAGTTTCAGAACACTTAATCATTTTACTGCTCTCCAGATAAACTGAAAGGACTTACACTGCTGAATTACACATGCATTACGTAACAACTTTAATTCACTTTTGGGGAAAATGAGGGGCAAAAATACCAGTGGTATGGGTCAGCATATGAATTTCATATTGTTGATTAgcattatttaattatataatcAATGCTCATGTGATTTTGTAGTTTTAAACCTCTGAATAACAAACTATTTCTTGCATTCTGTCTCTAAGCAGCTGGAAGAGATGCACACACCCCCACCTCACATTTTTTACCATTCATAACAATGATGAAGCAACTAATGTAAAAACTCATATTTACTGACCCAGTCCTTTCTCTTAAACCAATCATTTTCATTCGTGTATTACTCTTTTCTTGTGTTATTTGTACAAATAAGgctttattactttatttgtttatctttgaGCCAAATATAGGAAACCATGTCTACTTTATTTTTAGAGGACAGTTCAGGTAAATATATGAcatcatgtttttatgtaacAGGCTGCTTTAGTAACAGGCATTTAGACTAATCTGCAGACGCTAAGACAATTATGGAACACAAAGAGAGAGATTTACCAGAAAGCGATCACCTTTGATCTACTTCTGCTCTTCTTCTTTATAATGCTATCTGATTTACCAAGTACCAAAACCAAAAGGAGGCTTTTGTGTAAGTGTGCTCCTTAATAATCTAATATTTAATAGACTGTATActgttgtttaaataaaaacaaacaaaaaaataattatataaatttagTACAAAGAGtaaggaaatatgtaaatatgtgtttGGCCAATGCTGTCTGGTGTTGGTGTTCAACATAATTGGACAGCTTGAATAATCAAAATATCCTGCGATAGGTTCCAGTATTATTGCATGTATGTAGTATTCACTCTTGGCGTAAGTTGATTGGTAGATTGAATGATTGCTGCTCCCacagtaataaagaaaaaatacttaattttaCACTGTCAGTTAGCTCAGTAGTGTGTGGAAGATCCATACGCAGCAACAACAAGCTGGCACCTCTTCATCATGCTgtgtctgttttaatttttctgtggGATGATGTCCCATTGCTCAACCAGGAGTTATTAAAGGTCAACCAACTTGACACTAAACAACGTGGTCCCAGAAGTGTTCAAAGgagttgaggtctggactcaggGCATGTTATTCCGGCTCCACCACTCCCAAACTGTAATGACCTTGGCTCACTGTCATCCTGGAAGATAGAGATAGGCTCCAGATTCTGGAGCTATGGAATCACTGCTGGCTTCAGAATCTCATTTTGATATGTCTATCAATTAGATGACCCTCAAACATCTGTCATACATCTGTCCACCTCTGACTGGCACACACCCGGAAACACTGGAAATCAACAGGATAATGTTGCAGAGGAttttggtgatttttggtgGGGCACTAACCACATGTTTCACTGGGTTGTTCTTTCTACTGAAGCAAaatccttacaagttattcCCCATTGTAAAGGTAAGGAATCAGGCTTTCCAGCGTTGTTTAATACACACCAGTTTGTATTatcaaaaggaagaaaaaatcaaccaaacacaaattacctttctttttgtgctaagtttaccAAAGTTCAGCAATGCTTTAGTCTTCACAAAGGCGGACAAAGTGAAATCCATGATGATTTAATTATGTCTTTTGCAAGGACgagtatttatttttcaatctgactgaaatcattcatgttaaagagttaaaaatacatttttacattaacattAATAGAGATCcaataaactgtttatttacatgacatgtttttcttttcacacatgaaaatTGTCTTTCTCAGAAGACACAAATGTAGAAAGTTGTTTTCCCAACTTTCTTCCCAACCTAAGAACCACAGAAGTCTATTTCTGCCtttaaacagtgaaaataagCGGACCCTTACAGACTGATTTACTATGTGCCTTGTCCAGGCATTGATCAGGAGTCTGTGGATGAGACTGATGAAGCttcaagaagacaaaaaaattcTCCTGACTGAATTTAATGGTTGAGAATGAAGCTctgtcaaaatgttttgttaaaacCTTCAAGTATTCTAAATCATTCAAATGTGTAGAAACTAATTTAGTCTGGCTTTAGTCCTATTTCTACCTTTTGAAACTCCTTGCACAATGTTaccatgtaaacacagctaatgTTGTCTGTTGTTCCACTGACATCAAATCAAGAACCGACATCAGAtctggacctcttgggccagtgtcctgcaggtttttgatgttttcctGCCACAGCACACCTAATttaaattaatgggtcattgagAGACTTGTTCAGAACTTGacacaaactgttggagaaccattttATCAGTTTCATCATTTGTGGTCCTGGAGGTCCCGATTTGGTGATTCCTGCCCTAGAATCTGACAACTTGTCTGTCCAGGCAATTACATTTTATGAAGAAGATTCAAAAGTCATAATATCTCCAAGTGTAATGACTGTGCAAGTTAATTGTCCCACAATGCTTATTAAACACTGAAAAGCTTTGGGCTCAAAACTATTGTATTTCCCAGGATGAGTGAAGTATCTCCATTCTTTGTTCAAGATAATCCTAAATAAACAATAGCTGATGAGAAGATAACATTGACTATTTGCTTTTACAAACatggctttaattttttttaccaaagaTTACCACTCTAGTTTAATTAAAGAGTTTATTTCTTGAATTTATATGTTAAACCTTTTCCTTGTCTGCACCACTGTCTGGCACATTTTTCTATCTTCTTGTCTGTACGTTTGAAAGCACATTTCTGCCCTCCTAGTTACAAAAATGTACCTTTATATTTTGATACAAAAATGTACTTTTGCACGTGGCAAAACAACTACAAAAGCCCTTTAAATTTACAGACTGCTTCCTACTGTTCAGGTTTGCAGGTGAGTTGGAGTCTAGCTCAACTGTCAGCAGGCAAGCGGAAGAGTAAATCATAGACAcatgccagtccatcacagggctgaCAGAGAAAACTTCCATGCATGTTCACATGTACGCCTACATTTAATATAGAATTAGCAGATAACCTTATCCACATCCTTATAACATCCTTATCCACAGTCTTGTCACTTCTCGCATCTACTACTGTAACTCACTTCTCTTCGGTCTACCCAGTAAATCACTTCATAAACTATAGCtcctccagaactctgctgcacATATCCTGACCCGCACCTTTTCTTTTGAACATATTACTCCTGTCCATCAACAGCTCCACTGTCTcccaataaaacacagaatcaACTTTAAGATACTGCTCCTCACTTTCAAATGTAttcacaatctggcccctccttgTCTGTCcgatctcctccatattgccactcCCTCCCGTACTCgcaggtcatcctcctccattcaccttactgttccctTTGCCCGTTTCACCACCTTGGGGAGCAGAGCGAGACTCTGGAACTCATTCCCATCTGAACTTCGGAACATTGTCTCTCTTCCATCTTTCAAATCTGCATTTTAAACCCATTTGTTTAAACTGGCCTGCTCACTATAA
Protein-coding sequences here:
- the faim2b gene encoding fas apoptotic inhibitory molecule 2b, which codes for MKKGKQVDNANEPPSYQEATAGYEEMEAQFAWDDKNIRRTFIRKVYAILMTQLFVTVGIVCLFTFCAPVRFYIQTHPSLYMASYMMFFATYIALSCCGDLRRQFPWNVILLVLFTLSMAFMMGFVSSFYNTKSVILCLGITAIVCFSVTLFSFQSKIDVTSCQGVLFSLCMVMLLCAITISIVVPFGYVPWLHATYAVIGAILFTLFLAFDTQLLLGNKRYAISPEEYIFATLSLYLDIIYLFSFLLQIMGGGRE